A genomic window from Cytobacillus suaedae includes:
- a CDS encoding cell wall hydrolase, whose translation MTRVAYTEADVDLIARMMRAEAEGEGKLGMLMVGNVIVNRTKAACLDFKDLRSIRDVIYQVQGGNYSFEAVQKGNLFYNPAREVEKELARRTLKYWREHPSKYALWYFNPYGECPPTWYNQPFAGNYKLHCYYEPIANTCEGAYRY comes from the coding sequence TTGACAAGAGTAGCATATACTGAGGCTGACGTTGATTTAATAGCAAGAATGATGAGGGCAGAAGCTGAGGGAGAAGGGAAACTTGGGATGCTTATGGTCGGTAATGTAATTGTAAATCGGACAAAAGCAGCTTGCTTAGATTTTAAGGATTTGAGATCGATTCGTGATGTAATTTATCAAGTACAAGGTGGAAATTATTCTTTTGAAGCGGTACAAAAAGGTAATTTATTTTATAACCCAGCAAGGGAAGTTGAAAAAGAATTAGCTAGAAGAACCTTAAAATATTGGAGAGAACATCCTTCTAAATATGCTCTTTGGTACTTTAATCCATATGGAGAATGCCCACCAACTTGGTACAATCAACCATTTGCAGGTAACTATAAACTACATTGTTATTATGAGCCAATAGCTAATACATGCGAAGGTGCTTATAGGTATTAG
- a CDS encoding DinB family protein has translation MGQTILKQFEMTRNFFLKKVEALPIDILEVKPEGFNNNILWHIGHVLTVTEQFMFGFPKKTTFLPENYVELFGNGTKPSNWNSEEVPQFEELVAQLKEQVVRLKEIQVESFEQVLKQPFLGLETYGELAQMALFHEAHHLGQIHTIQRVISTQSITN, from the coding sequence ATGGGTCAAACAATCCTTAAGCAGTTCGAAATGACGAGAAACTTTTTTTTGAAAAAGGTTGAAGCACTTCCAATCGACATTCTTGAAGTTAAGCCAGAAGGGTTTAATAACAATATTCTATGGCACATCGGACATGTGTTAACAGTTACGGAACAATTTATGTTCGGGTTTCCGAAGAAAACAACCTTCTTGCCAGAAAATTATGTAGAGTTATTTGGAAATGGTACGAAGCCATCTAATTGGAATTCGGAAGAAGTGCCTCAATTTGAAGAATTAGTTGCACAACTGAAAGAACAAGTGGTACGCCTAAAAGAAATCCAGGTTGAAAGTTTCGAACAAGTCTTAAAACAACCTTTTCTAGGTCTTGAAACATATGGAGAATTAGCTCAAATGGCATTATTCCATGAAGCCCATCACCTAGGTCAAATACATACAATCCAACGTGTGATTTCAACACAAAGCATCACAAACTAG
- the clpP gene encoding ATP-dependent Clp endopeptidase proteolytic subunit ClpP, with protein MTTIPYVIEQSNRGERSYDIYSRLLKDRIIMIGDEINDHVANSVVAQLLFLAADDPDKDISLYINSPGGSTTAGFAIYDTMQYIKPDIRTICIGMAASFGAMLLLAGTKGKRYALPNSEIMIHQPLGGARGQATEIEISARRILKLREDINQIIAEKTGQSVEKVAKDTDRDYFMTALEAKEYGIIDEVISGK; from the coding sequence ATGACGACAATTCCTTATGTAATTGAACAATCTAATCGTGGTGAGCGTTCGTATGATATATATTCAAGGCTTCTAAAGGATCGTATTATCATGATCGGTGATGAGATAAATGATCATGTGGCAAATAGTGTAGTGGCACAGTTGCTATTTTTAGCTGCAGATGATCCTGATAAAGATATCTCCCTTTATATTAATAGTCCTGGTGGATCAACCACTGCTGGGTTTGCCATTTATGACACCATGCAATACATTAAGCCAGATATTAGAACCATTTGTATTGGGATGGCAGCATCCTTTGGTGCCATGTTATTGTTAGCAGGGACTAAGGGGAAACGCTATGCTCTTCCAAATAGTGAAATAATGATTCACCAGCCACTAGGTGGAGCGCGAGGGCAAGCGACAGAGATTGAAATTTCAGCGCGAAGAATTCTTAAACTAAGAGAAGATATTAACCAAATTATTGCTGAGAAAACAGGCCAATCTGTAGAAAAGGTTGCGAAAGATACAGATCGTGATTATTTTATGACAGCACTTGAAGCAAAAGAATATGGGATCATTGATGAAGTCATCAGTGGAAAGTGA
- a CDS encoding S9 family peptidase encodes MITVKKSDIVENFHGTRVADPYRWLEDTSLADTAEWERAMGIECKEYFSQSSSRTTDKERLTELWNFPKYFVPKKIKGRLFYQKNNGLQKQAVLMVKENEVEKTLIDPNGLSEDGTVAMTNYSFDSDGRYVAYATSANGSDWQQIHVRDISTGNDLSDLIKWVKFTSITWHPSGEGFFYSRFPEPGTVSKEDESNHHKVYFHKLGTEQSADLLIHEQPEDKELMFSTILSYDKEYLCLHVSYGTAAENRFYVKRLNSQEEFSKILDEQDAEYSYIFNEGSQFYFKTDLEASKGRVIVIDLEKPEKENWVEIIPEQENVIDHIKFINDRFIIGFLKDAHHVIQLFQKNGAVEKEIDVPFIGSLTELSINKEENEMYFGLTSFLHPTTVFNYDLKTDQLSVVAQSVLPFEVSEYETSQIFYQSKDGTNVPLFLTHKKGLKLDGQNPVILYGYGGFNISLSPSFNPAICRWLEKGGVYAVANLRGGSEYGEAWHKAGMLDKKQNVFDDFIAAGEWIIENKYTSANKLSIMGGSNGGLLVAACMVQRPDLFGAVICRVPVIDMLRYHKFTIGRYWIPEYGNAENPNDFPYMYAYSPLHNVKEGEKYPAILIATADSDDRVVPAHAKKFTATLKELADPSTTVILRLESKAGHGLGKPTSKLIDEWVDFYDFLDKELV; translated from the coding sequence ATGATAACTGTAAAAAAGAGTGACATAGTAGAAAATTTTCATGGCACACGCGTTGCTGATCCATATCGTTGGTTAGAGGATACAAGTTTAGCTGATACAGCGGAGTGGGAAAGAGCTATGGGAATAGAATGTAAAGAATACTTTTCTCAATCTAGCTCAAGAACAACTGATAAAGAGAGATTAACTGAGCTTTGGAATTTCCCCAAATACTTTGTTCCTAAAAAGATAAAAGGAAGATTGTTTTATCAAAAAAATAATGGGTTACAAAAGCAAGCGGTTTTAATGGTGAAGGAAAATGAGGTTGAAAAAACTCTTATTGATCCAAATGGTCTTTCTGAGGACGGTACGGTTGCTATGACCAATTACTCATTTGATAGTGATGGTCGTTATGTAGCCTATGCCACATCCGCTAACGGAAGTGATTGGCAGCAAATTCATGTTAGGGACATATCAACAGGGAATGATTTATCTGACCTAATTAAATGGGTTAAATTCACTTCAATTACTTGGCATCCAAGTGGAGAGGGTTTTTTCTATAGTAGATTCCCAGAACCAGGAACGGTTAGTAAAGAAGATGAAAGTAATCATCATAAAGTATACTTTCATAAACTAGGTACTGAGCAATCAGCGGATTTACTGATCCATGAGCAACCCGAGGATAAGGAATTAATGTTTTCAACTATTCTTTCTTATGATAAAGAATACCTTTGTTTACATGTGAGTTATGGTACAGCAGCAGAGAATCGTTTCTATGTAAAGAGACTAAATTCACAAGAGGAATTTAGCAAAATTCTTGATGAGCAGGATGCCGAATATTCCTATATCTTTAATGAAGGAAGTCAATTTTACTTTAAAACTGACCTGGAGGCATCAAAGGGTCGTGTAATCGTGATTGACTTAGAAAAGCCGGAGAAAGAGAACTGGGTCGAAATTATTCCAGAGCAAGAGAATGTAATAGACCATATTAAATTTATAAATGATCGATTTATTATTGGCTTCTTAAAAGATGCACATCATGTCATTCAACTTTTTCAAAAAAATGGAGCAGTTGAAAAGGAAATAGACGTTCCATTTATCGGTTCTTTAACTGAACTATCCATTAATAAAGAAGAGAATGAAATGTACTTTGGATTGACATCATTTTTACATCCAACAACTGTATTCAACTATGATTTAAAAACAGATCAATTAAGTGTAGTTGCCCAATCTGTTCTACCATTTGAGGTCTCTGAGTATGAAACTTCTCAAATCTTCTATCAATCCAAAGATGGGACAAATGTTCCATTGTTTTTAACACATAAAAAGGGCTTAAAATTAGATGGACAAAATCCAGTCATTTTGTATGGATACGGAGGGTTTAATATTAGCTTGTCACCATCGTTTAATCCTGCGATTTGTCGTTGGTTAGAGAAGGGTGGAGTATATGCAGTAGCAAATCTTCGTGGTGGTTCAGAATATGGAGAGGCTTGGCATAAAGCTGGAATGCTCGATAAAAAGCAAAATGTGTTTGATGATTTTATTGCTGCAGGCGAATGGATAATTGAAAACAAATATACCTCAGCAAACAAGCTCTCAATCATGGGAGGTTCAAATGGTGGTCTGTTGGTAGCGGCTTGTATGGTTCAACGTCCTGATTTATTTGGGGCTGTAATCTGTCGAGTTCCTGTTATTGATATGCTACGTTATCATAAGTTTACCATTGGTCGATACTGGATTCCTGAGTACGGAAATGCTGAAAATCCGAATGATTTCCCATACATGTATGCTTATTCTCCACTTCATAATGTTAAAGAAGGAGAAAAGTATCCAGCCATTTTAATAGCAACGGCAGATAGCGATGATCGAGTTGTTCCTGCACATGCGAAAAAATTTACGGCAACTCTAAAGGAATTGGCAGACCCATCAACAACTGTTATTCTTCGGTTAGAATCAAAAGCAGGTCACGGCCTTGGTAAACCAACATCTAAGTTAATCGATGAGTGGGTTGACTTTTACGATTTCCTTGACAAAGAATTAGTTTAA
- a CDS encoding MFS transporter produces the protein MARISQWNPEDEHFWKTEGKKHATRNLWISVPSLMLAFIVWQIWSVVAVRLNDIGFAFTPEQLFTLAAMPGLVGATLRFIYTFSVGKFGGRNWTVFSTGVLVFPAIGIGFAVQNPDTPYSIMLLLAALCGLGGGNFSSSSANISFFFPKAAKGAALGVNGGLGNMGVSVVQFVTPLIITVGTFAFIGGEGQVLPDGSQIWLQNAAFIWVIPILLMTVIAFFGMDNLPTAKQSVSAQFVIVKRKHNWIMTWLYVATFGSFIGYAAAFPLLLKSQYPEHVSLAFLGAFLAASFRPIGGWISDKLGGARVTNYVLIVMGLGALSVIYFSNAGSFIGFLISFLILFIAAGVGSGSTFQMIPIIFPVKEAAPVLGFTAAVAAYGSFLIPKLFGWSTTTYGTPINALYVFIAFYAISILLNWYFYYRKNAEVKC, from the coding sequence ATGGCAAGAATATCACAATGGAATCCAGAGGATGAACATTTCTGGAAAACCGAGGGGAAAAAACACGCAACTAGGAATTTATGGATCTCTGTACCTTCATTGATGCTTGCTTTTATCGTTTGGCAAATTTGGTCAGTAGTTGCAGTTAGATTAAACGACATCGGATTCGCATTTACTCCTGAACAACTTTTTACACTAGCAGCTATGCCTGGTTTAGTGGGTGCAACACTACGTTTCATATATACATTTTCGGTTGGTAAGTTTGGCGGAAGGAACTGGACAGTTTTCTCAACAGGTGTTCTAGTGTTCCCAGCCATCGGTATTGGTTTTGCTGTTCAAAATCCTGATACACCTTATTCAATTATGTTACTACTGGCTGCACTTTGTGGTCTTGGTGGAGGAAACTTTTCTTCTTCTTCAGCAAATATCAGCTTCTTCTTCCCTAAAGCAGCAAAAGGTGCTGCACTAGGTGTTAATGGTGGATTAGGAAATATGGGTGTATCGGTAGTACAATTCGTTACACCACTTATCATTACTGTTGGTACATTTGCTTTCATCGGTGGTGAAGGTCAAGTTTTACCTGATGGTTCTCAAATTTGGTTACAAAATGCTGCATTCATCTGGGTAATCCCGATACTATTAATGACAGTAATTGCATTTTTCGGAATGGATAACCTTCCAACAGCTAAGCAATCTGTATCAGCACAATTCGTCATTGTAAAGCGTAAACACAACTGGATTATGACTTGGCTATATGTAGCAACATTCGGTTCTTTCATTGGTTATGCAGCAGCGTTCCCACTGTTATTAAAATCTCAATACCCTGAACATGTATCATTAGCATTCTTAGGTGCTTTCCTTGCAGCTTCTTTCCGTCCAATCGGTGGTTGGATCTCTGATAAGCTTGGCGGAGCTCGTGTAACTAACTATGTATTAATTGTAATGGGCTTAGGTGCATTATCCGTGATTTACTTTAGTAACGCAGGAAGCTTCATTGGGTTTTTAATCTCATTCTTAATCCTATTTATTGCAGCAGGTGTTGGATCAGGATCTACATTCCAAATGATTCCAATTATCTTCCCAGTAAAAGAAGCTGCACCAGTTCTTGGATTTACTGCAGCAGTAGCTGCTTATGGTTCATTCTTAATACCAAAATTATTTGGTTGGTCTACAACAACTTATGGTACACCTATTAACGCACTATATGTCTTTATCGCTTTCTATGCAATATCAATTCTTTTAAACTGGTATTTCTACTATAGAAAGAATGCAGAAGTTAAATGCTAA
- the pepF gene encoding oligoendopeptidase F: MQNVKQKRLTRSDVPTELTWNLEDLFKTTEDWEVELEAIQKELPSVTQYKGKLSEGPQTLLACLTAQEKLFERIVLVATYANLRISEDGSNPENQGNAGKVGSVLASINASLSFIESELLALPEGTLERYIEEEAELATFKKTLKDLQDKKPYTLSAETEQVLAALGEVHSSPYMIYSRSKSSDMEFDSFEDENGEELALSFALFEDRYELSPNTETRRKAYEGFVKTLKQYKNTYAATYATEVKKQVTISKLRNYESVTHMLLQPQQVTLEMYNNQLDVIQNELAPHMRRFAKLKQRVLGLDKMQFCDLKAPLDPEFNPSTTYEEASKVILESLEVMGPEYMEIMEKALKDRWVDLAENVGKATGAFCASPYGSHPYILLTWTDTMRGAFILTHELGHAGHFYLANKNQKLSNTRPSTYFVEAPSTMNELLLGQHILSKTDDKQMKRWILLQFLGTYYHNFVTHLLEGEFQRRVYALAEAGKPLTATSLCQQKAETLSNFWGDSVDIDEGASLTWMRQPHYYMGLYPYTYSAGLTASTAVAQLIKEEGQPVVDRWLEVLKAGGTMTPLELMKYAGVDMSQPEAISKAVAYVGSLVDELEKSFE; encoded by the coding sequence ATGCAAAACGTTAAACAAAAGCGTCTAACACGTTCAGATGTTCCTACTGAATTAACTTGGAATTTAGAAGATTTATTTAAAACAACAGAAGATTGGGAAGTAGAACTTGAAGCTATTCAAAAAGAACTCCCTTCCGTAACACAATATAAAGGAAAACTATCAGAAGGACCTCAAACCTTACTTGCATGCTTAACTGCACAAGAAAAACTGTTTGAGAGAATCGTATTAGTTGCTACTTACGCAAACCTACGTATCTCTGAAGATGGTTCAAACCCAGAGAATCAAGGAAATGCAGGTAAAGTAGGATCAGTTCTGGCTAGTATTAATGCTTCACTTTCATTTATTGAGTCTGAACTCTTAGCATTACCTGAAGGAACACTAGAAAGATACATAGAAGAAGAAGCAGAGCTAGCTACTTTCAAAAAGACATTAAAAGATTTACAAGACAAGAAACCTTATACCCTTTCAGCCGAAACAGAGCAAGTATTAGCGGCACTTGGTGAAGTACATAGCTCGCCTTATATGATTTATTCCCGTAGTAAGTCATCTGATATGGAGTTCGATTCTTTCGAAGATGAAAACGGTGAAGAACTAGCTCTATCTTTCGCTTTATTCGAAGATCGTTATGAATTATCACCAAATACAGAAACTCGTAGGAAAGCATATGAAGGCTTTGTTAAAACATTAAAGCAGTACAAAAATACGTATGCTGCAACCTATGCAACAGAAGTAAAAAAACAAGTTACTATTTCAAAACTACGTAACTATGAATCTGTTACACATATGCTTTTACAACCTCAACAGGTTACATTGGAAATGTATAACAATCAATTAGACGTTATTCAAAACGAACTTGCACCACATATGCGCCGTTTTGCTAAGCTTAAGCAAAGAGTCTTAGGATTAGACAAAATGCAATTTTGTGACTTAAAAGCACCACTTGATCCAGAATTCAATCCATCTACTACTTATGAGGAAGCTAGTAAAGTAATCTTAGAGTCCTTAGAAGTAATGGGTCCAGAATATATGGAAATTATGGAAAAGGCTTTAAAAGACCGTTGGGTAGACTTAGCTGAAAATGTTGGAAAAGCAACTGGTGCTTTCTGCGCTAGCCCTTATGGATCTCATCCATACATTTTGCTTACATGGACAGATACGATGAGAGGTGCTTTCATCCTAACTCATGAGCTTGGCCATGCTGGACATTTCTATTTAGCTAATAAAAATCAAAAATTATCAAATACTCGTCCTTCTACTTACTTTGTTGAAGCACCTTCGACAATGAATGAATTATTACTAGGACAACACATCTTATCGAAAACAGATGACAAACAGATGAAGCGCTGGATCTTATTACAGTTCCTTGGCACATATTATCATAACTTTGTAACTCACCTACTTGAAGGTGAATTCCAACGTCGTGTGTATGCACTAGCTGAAGCTGGTAAGCCACTAACTGCAACATCACTTTGTCAGCAAAAAGCTGAAACTCTTTCTAATTTCTGGGGAGATTCAGTTGATATCGATGAAGGTGCAAGCTTAACGTGGATGCGTCAACCTCACTATTATATGGGCCTTTACCCATACACGTACTCTGCAGGATTAACTGCTTCTACTGCAGTAGCACAACTAATTAAAGAAGAAGGTCAACCAGTCGTTGACCGTTGGTTAGAAGTGTTAAAAGCTGGTGGAACAATGACACCACTTGAACTGATGAAATATGCAGGTGTGGATATGTCTCAACCTGAGGCAATCAGCAAAGCTGTTGCTTATGTAGGTTCATTAGTGGATGAGCTTGAAAAGAGCTTTGAATAA
- a CDS encoding HAD-IB family hydrolase: protein MTKNTAAFFDIDGTFYRDSLLIEHFKRLIKHEIISPSVWHEKVKHTFQDWDKRQGNYDSYLLDVSKTYVEHLTDVSKEDIEFIAKQVIRLKADRVYKYTRQQIKWHLDNDHKVIFISGSPDFLVSKMAEKYLATDYCGSTYHINDEGFFTGQVQPMWDSVNKEKTIKAMVDKHNIDLTQSYAYGDTNGDLTMFKCVGNPVAINPAKELLTAITEQDDLREKTRIVIERKDVIYQINPKTNTIQFD, encoded by the coding sequence ATGACTAAAAATACAGCAGCATTTTTTGATATCGATGGTACATTTTATCGTGACTCATTATTAATTGAACATTTTAAAAGACTAATTAAACACGAAATTATTTCGCCATCGGTTTGGCATGAAAAGGTGAAGCATACTTTTCAAGATTGGGACAAAAGGCAAGGGAATTACGATTCATATTTACTTGATGTAAGTAAGACCTATGTTGAGCATTTAACCGATGTATCAAAAGAGGATATTGAATTCATCGCTAAACAGGTAATTCGCCTTAAAGCAGATAGAGTGTATAAATACACCAGACAACAAATCAAGTGGCACTTAGACAATGACCACAAAGTGATATTTATTTCAGGCAGTCCAGACTTTCTTGTATCTAAGATGGCTGAAAAGTATCTTGCAACAGATTATTGTGGTTCTACCTATCACATAAATGATGAGGGCTTCTTTACAGGACAAGTGCAACCAATGTGGGATTCTGTTAATAAAGAGAAAACCATAAAAGCAATGGTTGATAAACACAATATCGATCTAACACAGAGTTATGCTTATGGTGATACGAACGGTGATTTAACGATGTTTAAATGTGTAGGTAATCCTGTTGCGATTAATCCTGCAAAAGAATTATTAACAGCAATTACAGAACAAGATGACCTACGAGAAAAAACTCGTATAGTGATTGAAAGAAAAGATGTTATCTATCAGATCAATCCTAAAACGAACACGATACAGTTTGACTAG